The Lycium barbarum isolate Lr01 chromosome 10, ASM1917538v2, whole genome shotgun sequence genome includes a region encoding these proteins:
- the LOC132614019 gene encoding vacuolar iron transporter 1 encodes MAHESEKSLLDQHKEKHFTAGEIVRDIIIGVSDGLTVPFALAAGLSGANASSSIILTAGIAEVAAGAISMGLGGYLAAKSEADHYMRELKREEEEIIAVPDTEAAEIAEILSEYGIQPHEYAPVVNALKKNPQAWLDFMMKFELGLEKPDPRRALQSAFTIAIAYILGGLVPLIPYMLISIARKALIASVLATILALLIFGYAKGHFTGSRPFRSAFQTALIGAVASAAAFGLAKAVQG; translated from the exons ATGGCACATGAATCTGAGAAATCTTTATTGGATCAACACAAGGAAAAACATTTCACTGCTGGTGAGATTGTTAGGGACATAATCATAGGAGTTTCCGATGGATTAACGGTTCCATTTGCATTGGCAGCGGGGTTGTCAGGGGCAAATGCGTCATCTTCTATTATTTTAACTGCTGGTATTGCTGAAGTTGCTGCTGGTGCTATTTCCATGGGACTTGGAGG TTATTTGGCTGCCAAGAGTGAGGCTGATCACTATATGAGAGAGCTTAAGAGGGAAGAAGAAGAAATCATCGCTGTACCTGATACAG AAGCAGCGGAGATTGCAGAAATTTTGTCAGAATATGGGATTCAGCCCCATGAATATGCACCGGTGGTAAATGCTTTGAAGAAGAACCCACAGGCATGGCTCGACTTTATGATGAA ATTTGAACTTGGTTTAGAGAAGCCAGATCCAAGGAGAGCGCTTCAGAGTGCATTTACCATCGCCATTGCTTACATCTTGGGAGGATTAGTCCCTCTAATTCCATACATGCTCATTTCTATCGCAAGAAAGGCTCTCATCGCCTCTGTTTTGGCAACTATACTGGCCTTACTAATCTTCGGCTACGCCAAAGGCCACTTTACTGGAAGCAGGCCATTTAGGAGCGCTTTCCAGACAGCACTAATTGGAGCAGTTGCATCTGCTGCTGCTTTTGGCTTGGCCAAGGCTGTTCAAGGCTAA